AAGAATAATTTTGCCATCAGTTGACTTAATGGGTGCAGTTCTTACTTGGGTATAACAAACTTTTCCATGACGATTTTGATAACGTAAATCGTTAAATACTCCTTCTTTACCTGTAGTAACTAATTCCGACCAATATTGAAATACCCAGTCTCGATCTTCAGGATGAATAAACTCTTCCCAACCGTCTCCCAAAGCTTCCTCTGCTGATGCACCGATAATTTTCTGATAGAGAGGATTGGTATAAACACATTTTCCCTTAATATCACAAAGGAAAATCCCGATCGGAGAGAATTCACTTAACAACCGAAAAGTTTCTTCACTTTGCAGTAGGGCTTTTTCAATGTATTTGCGATCGGTAATATCAAACAAAGTAGAACGACTCATAATAAAATTTCCCGCTCTATCTTTCACTGCACTAGCATTGATGTTGACCCAGCGAATCGTTCCGTTTTTGTTGACCATCTCGAATTCTAAATTGTTCATCCAACCTTGTTGTTGAAGCTGGAGAAAATACAAAGAAAAATTTTCTCTACTTTCAGGAGTAAGTAAATCGATAAATTTCTTTTTGTTTAAAAGTTCCTCACGGGTATAACCCAACCATTTTAGTTCTGTATCATTAATCCGAATGATGAATCCATCAACATCTAAAGAGTGATAACCACAGGGAGCTTTATTATAAAGATCCCCCAATTCTGCGGTTCTTTCCGCTACTCGTTGTTCAAGTTCAGCATTTAATTGTTGTAAAGCAAGTTCAGCTTGTTTGCGTTCAGTGATATCTCGACAAGCACAGAAGATGATATTTTCTCCTTGCCAATTGATGACACTGTAACTAATTTCAACATCATAAATGGAACGATCTTTTCGGCGGTGCTGAGTTTCTAACACTCCATTTTGTGATTTGATTAAATCATCTAATAATTGCAGCAGTTTTGCGGAAGTACAACTAACATCCCAGTCAGCAATATTCAATTTGCTAATTTCTTCTAGTGTATAGCCAAGCATTTTGGCAAATCGGGGATTGGCATCTAATACATTTCCCTGCCAATCTAAAGTGACGATGCCATCAAATGAGGTATGAAATAATGTTTGAATTCGTAATGCTGCTCTGGCTAATTCTTGTTCTGCTTGTTTGCGTTCAGTAATTTCTTGACAGACTGTGTTAATTCCAATTATTCGATCGCCATTTTTTAACGGCAAAAAACTTTCTAACCAAGTTCGTTTTACACCCGGTTGGGCTGGAGTTTCTCCCGTGATTTCGACATTAAATAAAGGTTGTCCCGTTTCTAAAATTGGGCGCAACAGTTGTTCAGAGGTATCAGCTAAATCGGGAAGTAACTCCCGGATTGTTTTACCGATATGTGCTTCTACAGGAAAGCCATTCATTTCTGCCAGGATTTGATTAATTCGCACAAAGCGAAGCTCGGTATCTAAAACATTTAATCCGATCGGGGCAGAATGATAAATAGTTTCGATTTCTGCTAGTTGTTGTTGAATTTGATTTTGGCTTTCTTGCAGGGCAATTTCCGCTTCTTTACGTTGAGTAACATCGACAGAAAAAATGATGATTCCGCCTATTTCACCTGTAGCAATATGCCAGGGGTGAATTTCCCAAGAGATCCATTGCTGTGTTCCATCGGCGCGGACAAACAAATCTTCATAACATTTTTCGATCGCCCCAGTTAAACAGCGTTGATGAACTTGTCGCCATCTTTCGGGAATTTCAGGAAAGATTTCGTAGTGCGATCGACCAATGTAGAATTCTGGTAATCCCAGATGATACTCATCCGCCCAGCGTTGACTGGTTAGCAAGTAGCGCATTTCTCGATCGAACATGGCAATTCCAGCAGGTGCATACTGAACAAATAACCGCAGGAGAGCTTTTCTTTCTTCCAAGTCAATTTCGGCTTGCTTCCGGGAATCGATCGCCATAACTGTTCCTGAAATTCTCACAGGTCGCCCTTGTTGGTTATAAAAAGCTTTTCCCCGCGCTTCAATCCAGTGAATACTACCATCTGCCCAAACAACTCTATATTCATGTTGATAGGGAAGGTGATTTTTTAAGGATTTTTCGATCGCCTCATTTAAGCTTTCTCGATCGTCAGGATGAATACAAGCAATAAAAGTTTCATATCTGCCATCAAAACTACCAGGTGCTAAACCAAATAAAATTTCATGTTCTGGCGACCAAGAAATATCCCCAGTTTTGATGTCCCAGTCCCACATTCCCATTTGTGCAGCGTTGAGGGCTGTTTTGAGCCGTTGAGCATTTTCTACTTGTAACTTTCGGCTTAATTGTTCAACTTTGGATTTACTTTCCTTTAATTTGGCACATAAGAGATTAATAATTAGGGCAATAACAGTAAAGAAGCCTAAACGCACCAAATAATCAGGATCGGATAGGGAAATTTCATGGATAGGATCGATCAAGAAATAGTTAATAGCTAATACTGACAGAACAACGGTGACAATACCGGGAAGAATACCTCCATACCAGGTATTAAGAATAATTGCGAGCAAAAAAAATCCACTACTCGTTAAGGTCATGAACGGCTTTAACCAGAGAGTCAACAACAACCCGATTCCTGTAGAGGCGATCGCTACTACGTAGGGAAATAACAGGCGATACGCTCTGTAGTTCATACTGATTTCTCTCAATTCTTAGGCTGTTATAGCAAAAGGTAGAAGCGAAAAACTATAAAAACCAGGGTTCTGGCTTTTTATCTTGCCTTAACCACCTTAGCGGTTGCTATAATTTACAACATTTTAGCTTTCTTTATCCTACCAATTTCAATTGATAAGTGAAAGGGTAGATGAACAAAATCAGGGGATAACCAAGTAGAAATTGTTAACTAAATAGACTAAAAGCTCATAACTTTCTTATAAGTATTGGATAGTTTTCTGCTATTTTACTCTTTCTAAATTTTCCCCTTATTCCCGATCTATTCAACATTTTTCAACCTCGATTCAAACGGTACAAAATTTGTGTGGCTAGTTCGGTTCCAGGGATCGATTTATTAATATAAGCATCGGCTCCAGCAGAATAGGCTCTGGCGATCGCATCTGCTTCTTTATGCGCTGACAAGAATAGCACTTTCAGATGTTGCCATTGTCTATCTGCTCGCACTACTTTACACAATTCAATGCCATCAAATTCGGGCATTTCTAAATCAAGAATTAACACATCAGGATTACAAGCAGTGAGGACTTGCCAAAATTCAAGGGGATGATTAGAAGTAGTTACTTCTAGGCCATAAGATGATAATAAAATTGAGAGTAACTGAAGAAATCCAGGGTCGTCATCTACCATTAAAACGCGATTATTTTCTGCTTCTTGTGGTTTCTGTTTCAGGACATCAGTGATGGTTTTCAGGATTTCGTAAGCTGGCAAAGGTTTGTGCAGAAATACGTTTGCGCCTAATCTAGAAGCAGCTATGCGATCGCTCAAATCTTCTTTTGCCGTAAAAATAATTACCGGGATTTTTGGCGATCGTTCCTGTAATTCCCGCATCAAAGTTAAGCCATTTCCGCCACCGGGAAAAGTCAGATCCAGCAAAATCACACTGGGAGGACTTTGATCGATCATTAATCGCGCTACGTTTAAGTCTGTAGCAATTTCTACTTGAAGATTCCAGGCGAGAGCTTCCATTCTCAAGAGATCGGCTAAGCGTAAATCATCATCTACAATTAAAATTCGATGGTTAGGATGAGAAGCAATAGTAAGCGGTGGTGTTTGGGGGATTACTTGTAGTTTCGGTGGGAGAACTGTTTGGGCTTGTTCAATTGTTTGCTGCAACGAAACGGCCAATTTCATTGCTTCTTCAATTTGAATATTTTGTAAGGGACATTCTTTCAAGAAAAGTTCTATTTCTTTGGCTTGATGTGCAGCTTCTATTAAACCAAACATTCCCAATGAACCAACCATCTTATGTGCTAAACTTATTGCTTCTTCCTGTTGGATGGGAGAAAAATCACCTGTTTTAAGGATATTTATTAATTTTATTAAAGTCTCAACTTGTTCAACATATTTACCTTTAAATTGATGCCAAACTTTTGATGTTACTGCTCGTGCTTTTTGCTGATTTTCAGGTTTTTCAGTGGCAGATTGTAATGTTGTGGTAGATTCTGGTAAAGGTGCGGTTACTACTTGAGGAAAACGCAGTCGATAACCTAATCCATAAACTGTTTCGATCGGATCTGTTGCGCCAGCAGCTTTCAGTTTTTGCCGCAGACATTTAATATGAGTGTTAACGGTTTCTTCTCCTGGTGCATCAGCAAAATCCCAAAGGCGATCGAGAATCGCACGACGGCTATAAATCCGTTTAGGATTTAGCAAAAACAATTCTAATAAACAATATTCTTTGGCTGTTAAGCGTATAGGTTTTCCTTCACAACTTACTTCACCACTAACAGAATTAAGTTGAATATTTTCATATAAACTTACCTTTGATACTTGGGCATTTTTTCCTTTACGAATTACAGCCCTCACTCTAGCCAGTAATATTTTCAAATTAAATGGTTTAATTATATAGTCATCGGCTCCTGCATCTAATCCCGCAATCTGTGCTTCTGTGCTATCTCTACCAGTTAATAGTAAGATTGGTGTTTCGTTTCCTTCGTTACGAAGTTCCTTACAAATAGTAATTCCATCTAATTTTGGCAAGTCAATATCAAGCAAAATTAAATCATATTCTTGAGATTGTGCTAATTGTAGTCCAGTTTCCCCATCAGTGGCGCGTTCTACTATCCAATGATGAATCATCAATGTTTCGGTGAGAATGTCTGAAGTGGCGCGATCGTCTTCGATTAGTAATACTTTCATGGTATCTGCTCCTGTTTCGATGAAGACATAGTTGGGGTTTTGTCAGGAATATTAATAAATTAAATATTGAGAGTATAACGAAAAATGAGAAATATTAGAAAGTTAATTTAAATATTTTTTTGATAGTTAAGAGGATGTTGAACTAAAAACAGATTTTCTCGAATCAATCAAGAACTAGAGGAAAATTTTTAGTCTTAATCAACTCCTGATTTTGCTCTATAATCCTTAGAACAGTTACTTAATAAATTAATACAGATATACAGTGTTTGTTTCAAAATCAAGCATTTTTGCTATTAAGTACAACAAGACTAGTATACTGGTTTACTAGCAGTATGTCGAAGCATTGTGTCAGGATAGCCAAAAGAAAAGCTGTTGATAAACAGGGTATTCTGGTAAAAATTAGTTTATCGGCAAAAAATGAAGAACTGCTGAAGTCATCAAAGCTGAATAAATCTCAATCAGGTAGGGGGATACATTACGCGATCGCCCTTACAATCCTTGATATTTCGTTATTTTGCTTAAAAAAACTTGTAAAGACTTTGTATGCAACATCTCCACAGTATGCTTAATCAAGCAGGCATGATATTATTCAGTATTTTTATCAATAAATTCTGTATTTTCACTTAATCTTTTTATACCCGATTCCGTACTTATACGGTTAATTTTTCAGTATATTTACCAAAATAAAATTAGGATTTTTTGAGAAATTTGTTTTCATTAATCACGATCGATAACTTTTAGTTAAAAAGCTGAGTTTCCTTGCATGGCGAGGCTTTTAGGCCCAAACAACAATTTGAGAGACGTTTCTCACATTAGTGTTTACTACAGACAAGGACAAGATGTGCAACCTCCAGCTGCTGTTCCCGAACCAGCTTCTTTGATGGGTTTAGGTTTAGTAGCTAGCGGAATGGTAATGGCACGTCGTCGTAAGTCTAGCCAGTCAGCCTAAAATTTAGGTATCGGACAAAAGGCTTTGGTGTGATTGTTCGACTCAAATTAATTTAGAAGTTTTGATGACAAGGCAAAGAAAAGTTCTAAGTGTACCCGGAATTTCGTTGTAATTATCTGTTGATCTACTTAAGAACCTCCTAGTTTATTAGTTCCCTAACTTCAGTCGCTACAGGAAAATACCTGTAGCGACTTAGTGTTTTTTAGTCCTGCTCTAGTCTTGCCATTTTAGGAGCGATCGTATTTGATCGACTAAATCTGTGGCAGTGAAAGGTTTAGTAATTACCCCTGTTACTTGTAATTCCGCAAATAGTTGTTGCTCTTTTGGTTGAGCTTTAGCGGTGAGTAAAATCACGGGAATTTCTTGAATCGCAGGATTAGCTCTAATTCGTTCCAGGGTGGTAATTCCATCAATTCCTGGCATCATTACATCTAATAAAATTGCGTCTGGTAATTCAGCTTGGGCAACTTCTATCCCTTCTATTCCTGAAGCCGCAAGTATGACATCCCATTGAGCAACAGTTTCTAAAGAAATTTGTACTATTTTGCGAATACCAAAATCA
This genomic interval from Phormidium ambiguum IAM M-71 contains the following:
- a CDS encoding response regulator — its product is MATKRILIIDDDFGIRKIVQISLETVAQWDVILAASGIEGIEVAQAELPDAILLDVMMPGIDGITTLERIRANPAIQEIPVILLTAKAQPKEQQLFAELQVTGVITKPFTATDLVDQIRSLLKWQD
- a CDS encoding response regulator, with amino-acid sequence MKVLLIEDDRATSDILTETLMIHHWIVERATDGETGLQLAQSQEYDLILLDIDLPKLDGITICKELRNEGNETPILLLTGRDSTEAQIAGLDAGADDYIIKPFNLKILLARVRAVIRKGKNAQVSKVSLYENIQLNSVSGEVSCEGKPIRLTAKEYCLLELFLLNPKRIYSRRAILDRLWDFADAPGEETVNTHIKCLRQKLKAAGATDPIETVYGLGYRLRFPQVVTAPLPESTTTLQSATEKPENQQKARAVTSKVWHQFKGKYVEQVETLIKLINILKTGDFSPIQQEEAISLAHKMVGSLGMFGLIEAAHQAKEIELFLKECPLQNIQIEEAMKLAVSLQQTIEQAQTVLPPKLQVIPQTPPLTIASHPNHRILIVDDDLRLADLLRMEALAWNLQVEIATDLNVARLMIDQSPPSVILLDLTFPGGGNGLTLMRELQERSPKIPVIIFTAKEDLSDRIAASRLGANVFLHKPLPAYEILKTITDVLKQKPQEAENNRVLMVDDDPGFLQLLSILLSSYGLEVTTSNHPLEFWQVLTACNPDVLILDLEMPEFDGIELCKVVRADRQWQHLKVLFLSAHKEADAIARAYSAGADAYINKSIPGTELATQILYRLNRG
- a CDS encoding PAS domain S-box protein, encoding MNYRAYRLLFPYVVAIASTGIGLLLTLWLKPFMTLTSSGFFLLAIILNTWYGGILPGIVTVVLSVLAINYFLIDPIHEISLSDPDYLVRLGFFTVIALIINLLCAKLKESKSKVEQLSRKLQVENAQRLKTALNAAQMGMWDWDIKTGDISWSPEHEILFGLAPGSFDGRYETFIACIHPDDRESLNEAIEKSLKNHLPYQHEYRVVWADGSIHWIEARGKAFYNQQGRPVRISGTVMAIDSRKQAEIDLEERKALLRLFVQYAPAGIAMFDREMRYLLTSQRWADEYHLGLPEFYIGRSHYEIFPEIPERWRQVHQRCLTGAIEKCYEDLFVRADGTQQWISWEIHPWHIATGEIGGIIIFSVDVTQRKEAEIALQESQNQIQQQLAEIETIYHSAPIGLNVLDTELRFVRINQILAEMNGFPVEAHIGKTIRELLPDLADTSEQLLRPILETGQPLFNVEITGETPAQPGVKRTWLESFLPLKNGDRIIGINTVCQEITERKQAEQELARAALRIQTLFHTSFDGIVTLDWQGNVLDANPRFAKMLGYTLEEISKLNIADWDVSCTSAKLLQLLDDLIKSQNGVLETQHRRKDRSIYDVEISYSVINWQGENIIFCACRDITERKQAELALQQLNAELEQRVAERTAELGDLYNKAPCGYHSLDVDGFIIRINDTELKWLGYTREELLNKKKFIDLLTPESRENFSLYFLQLQQQGWMNNLEFEMVNKNGTIRWVNINASAVKDRAGNFIMSRSTLFDITDRKYIEKALLQSEETFRLLSEFSPIGIFLCDIKGKCVYTNPLYQKIIGASAEEALGDGWEEFIHPEDRDWVFQYWSELVTTGKEGVFNDLRYQNRHGKVCYTQVRTAPIKSTDGKIILFVGVVEDITERRKIDQMKKDFISVISHELRTPLTSIRGSLGLVAGGVYDKRPQKMKEMIAIAARQSDRLVRLVNDILDLRRLESGQAHFKFQFCAAADLIQQSVDVMRTQAEQNYITLSIIPSDVKIWADSDAIVQTLTNLLSNAIKFSPENSTITITAKIIHNESITPQRLSSFALISVQDQGRGIPEDKLETIFGQFQQVDASDSREKGGTGLGLAICRNIVEQHGGKIWVESLLNQGSTFYFTLPLNDTSC
- a CDS encoding PEP-CTERM sorting domain-containing protein (PEP-CTERM proteins occur, often in large numbers, in the proteomes of bacteria that also encode an exosortase, a predicted intramembrane cysteine proteinase. The presence of a PEP-CTERM domain at a protein's C-terminus predicts cleavage within the sorting domain, followed by covalent anchoring to some some component of the (usually Gram-negative) cell surface. Many PEP-CTERM proteins exhibit an unusual sequence composition that includes large numbers of potential glycosylation sites. Expression of one such protein has been shown restore the ability of a bacterium to form floc, a type of biofilm.) — encoded protein: MARLLGPNNNLRDVSHISVYYRQGQDVQPPAAVPEPASLMGLGLVASGMVMARRRKSSQSA